In the genome of Chryseobacterium oryzae, one region contains:
- a CDS encoding TonB-dependent receptor, protein MIKKLSLISLFTLLPASYYYAQTTVYAYVKGQDGKPVERAEVDLEQSVNDVTADKIGYFQFVDLMPGHYLITINKPNFESKTVEFDVTADEKRKDLGVIVLNNSAATDAGVVVIDDSAGDTEDGGSSMQPTVGLLSSGRDAFQNVSAFELGAYWFRPRGVDLRFEDVIFNGVSMSKSDDGKIDFSNWGGLNDVTRYPYENVDNITPSEYAFGNLGGVVYYNTRASSFRKQTSLAYSFTNRSYLHRAMATYSSGLTKNGWAFTLSASRRWGDKAIIDGVYQDSYAYFGAIEKKFSDRHSINLTGFGSPTYRASNAPNTQEVYDLMGKNYNSFWGWQDGEQRNSRIRKVFEPMFMLTDYLKLGKSSNLINTVSYQIGSDARSRLDWFHAADPNPTYYRKMPSYGLLTADEFKAQSQIDWNSLYMANYLNLNDMNGKPRGAVYSLVEDVNKDKTFNFSSHFDTHLKDNWKLNINFNYQNLKSDNFRRIKDLLGANFAYNLNAFNNDAKYNADDDNVERRVGDRTQYSYMFTRNHYSLNVSSEVDFNKFNVVASIFSSYSESQRNGDYRSGIARFADNSKGKSAVYDALDAGLKAKITYKINGKNFIVYNGAFFSLAPTLNEIYINPRMVDYVTPGVKNQIINSNDLSYITRGQILKLRVTGFYTTISNSTEIARYYADVTDAVGTSLNTLVNEAMTGVNKRYMGVEVGYDVKITPTINAIGAASIGEYKFTSNANVSSFDDLNGFRGEEFWKGQANIKNYKVAGTPQKAFSFGLKYNSPKYWWVGASANYLMDQYLDFSALNKTPYMYIDPNTNDPYQNVTPELIQQLTAQKKFDDQFMLNANAGKSFLFGKFRMGISVSVNNILNNRNYVTGGFEQGRNVSFPAALADSAKEYPAFGPKLWYDRGRTFFTNVYFRF, encoded by the coding sequence ATGATTAAAAAACTATCCCTAATCTCTTTGTTTACTTTGCTCCCTGCATCGTATTACTACGCTCAAACTACTGTGTATGCGTATGTTAAAGGTCAGGACGGTAAGCCGGTTGAGAGAGCAGAGGTTGATCTTGAACAATCTGTAAATGACGTTACCGCAGACAAAATTGGTTATTTTCAGTTTGTAGATTTAATGCCTGGGCATTATCTTATTACCATTAATAAGCCAAACTTCGAATCTAAAACAGTTGAGTTTGATGTAACTGCAGATGAAAAAAGAAAAGACTTAGGTGTAATTGTTTTGAACAACAGTGCAGCAACCGATGCGGGCGTAGTTGTTATAGACGATTCTGCGGGTGATACCGAAGACGGAGGAAGCTCCATGCAGCCAACGGTTGGTCTTTTAAGCTCTGGAAGAGATGCATTTCAGAATGTTTCTGCTTTTGAATTGGGAGCTTATTGGTTCAGACCGAGAGGGGTAGATTTGAGATTTGAAGACGTTATTTTCAACGGAGTTTCTATGTCTAAAAGCGACGATGGGAAAATAGACTTCAGCAACTGGGGTGGTCTTAACGATGTTACAAGATATCCTTATGAGAATGTAGATAATATTACACCATCAGAATACGCTTTTGGTAACCTTGGTGGAGTTGTATATTATAATACAAGAGCATCATCATTCAGAAAGCAGACTTCACTTGCGTATTCATTTACGAACAGAAGCTACCTTCACAGAGCGATGGCAACGTATTCTTCTGGTCTTACTAAAAATGGATGGGCATTTACGCTTTCCGCAAGCCGAAGATGGGGAGATAAAGCAATTATTGATGGTGTTTACCAAGATTCTTATGCTTATTTCGGGGCAATTGAGAAGAAATTCAGTGATAGACACTCCATCAATTTAACAGGATTTGGTTCTCCTACTTACAGAGCCTCTAATGCTCCTAACACTCAGGAAGTTTACGACCTTATGGGGAAAAACTATAATTCATTCTGGGGATGGCAAGATGGTGAACAGAGAAATTCAAGAATCAGAAAGGTTTTTGAACCAATGTTTATGCTTACAGATTATTTGAAGTTAGGGAAATCCTCTAATTTAATCAATACAGTTTCTTACCAGATAGGAAGTGATGCAAGAAGCAGATTAGACTGGTTCCACGCAGCTGATCCTAACCCGACTTATTACCGTAAAATGCCTAGCTATGGTCTTTTAACTGCGGATGAATTCAAAGCACAGTCACAAATCGACTGGAACAGCCTTTACATGGCAAATTATCTGAATCTTAACGATATGAACGGTAAACCGAGAGGTGCTGTTTACAGTTTGGTTGAAGATGTAAATAAGGATAAAACATTCAACTTCTCTTCTCACTTCGATACTCATTTGAAGGATAACTGGAAATTGAATATCAACTTTAATTATCAAAATTTAAAATCGGATAATTTCAGAAGAATCAAAGATTTGCTGGGAGCTAATTTCGCCTATAATCTTAATGCTTTCAATAACGATGCAAAATATAATGCCGATGATGATAATGTAGAAAGAAGAGTAGGAGACAGAACACAGTATTCTTACATGTTTACAAGAAATCATTATTCATTAAATGTTTCTTCTGAAGTAGATTTCAATAAGTTTAATGTTGTTGCGTCTATTTTCAGTTCATATTCAGAATCTCAGAGAAATGGAGACTACAGAAGTGGTATTGCCAGATTTGCTGATAACTCTAAAGGAAAAAGTGCCGTTTATGACGCTTTAGATGCAGGTTTGAAAGCGAAAATTACGTATAAAATAAACGGTAAAAACTTTATTGTTTACAACGGTGCGTTTTTCAGCTTAGCTCCAACTCTTAACGAGATTTACATTAACCCAAGAATGGTAGATTATGTAACTCCGGGAGTTAAAAATCAAATTATTAATTCTAATGATTTGAGTTACATTACCAGAGGACAGATTTTGAAATTGAGAGTTACAGGTTTCTATACCACCATTAGTAATTCTACCGAAATTGCAAGATACTATGCAGATGTAACAGATGCAGTAGGAACATCTTTAAATACGCTTGTAAATGAAGCCATGACTGGTGTAAACAAGAGATATATGGGTGTAGAAGTTGGTTATGATGTTAAAATTACGCCAACCATTAATGCGATCGGTGCTGCAAGTATTGGAGAATACAAATTTACTTCTAATGCTAATGTATCTTCTTTTGATGACCTTAACGGTTTCCGAGGTGAAGAATTTTGGAAAGGACAGGCTAATATTAAAAATTATAAGGTAGCCGGAACACCTCAGAAAGCATTTTCTTTTGGATTAAAATATAACTCGCCTAAATATTGGTGGGTTGGTGCTTCTGCCAATTATTTAATGGATCAGTATCTGGATTTTTCTGCCTTAAACAAGACTCCATATATGTATATAGATCCTAATACGAATGATCCTTATCAGAATGTTACACCAGAACTTATTCAGCAATTAACTGCACAGAAGAAATTCGATGATCAGTTTATGTTGAATGCCAACGCTGGTAAGTCTTTCCTTTTTGGAAAATTCAGAATGGGAATAAGCGTTTCTGTTAACAATATCTTGAACAACAGAAATTATGTAACCGGAGGTTTTGAGCAAGGAAGAAATGTTTCTTTCCCGGCAGCTCTTGCAGATTCTGCAAAAGAATACCCTGCATTCGGACCAAAACTTTGGTATGACAGAGGAAGAACATTCTTCACAAATGTTTATTTTAGATTCTAA
- a CDS encoding DUF5689 domain-containing protein — MTEEEHSSQMFILDSNIIKMKKYNSILKYIFVMIAALIISGCVHDDKYDDPNLAGVQCIQDFTANTSLKELREKYTLNNPNNNAYVFPADNTPNDPSDDLYIQGYVSSTDETGNIYKTIYIQDALKDPTHGFTISVDAVSTYTKFPQGSKIYVKINGLAVGVYGGVVQLGVKTGAENQNSAVSRIPEKMIPQTIFRSCNIRGQIVPKIMTSSQMISVNDNMIGCLIQMDNAEFDNKILCTNFAPSGVTVDRAIRDNTSGTARIVRNSGYASFANQTLPSGNGKFVGIYSKYNSTYQLYINKVTDLEMTKFPRIDGITADPCQYSDNGLTQKTVAEVKQLASSALTPITNDFVLKAKVIANDKSSNLFKYIYVEDATGGIRINIDKTNLYNDPRFVVGKEVYIKLNGLYVGAVSGEIQLGSPFGAVVGRIAETDVYKYFFDSKKATTAVVPTERTINQIGMADVGRWVKIKNLQFIEGDLEKVYASGSPTNRTLEDCSGNKILLRTNNNADFAGQVIEAGKGDVYGVLSVFNGTYQLLITDVLGADLDDPRCDGSVYVPLPVLYSESFAAGGFNADWTTVNVLGAQVWTTSNQGNQSNYYAMMNGFAGGNNANEDWLISKSVSLVGKTKAAVSFTSDVRYNGNALQVYATDNFTGNVATTTWVQLPATLDTNNAAFGDWVSSGNVDLSAFLGKNVRIAFKYTSTTSAAATWEIDDFKIKGQ, encoded by the coding sequence ATGACAGAGGAAGAACATTCTTCACAAATGTTTATTTTAGATTCTAATATTATAAAAATGAAAAAATATAATTCCATTTTAAAATATATTTTCGTGATGATTGCGGCTCTAATTATATCGGGCTGTGTACACGATGATAAGTATGATGATCCCAATCTTGCAGGAGTACAGTGTATTCAGGATTTTACTGCAAATACTTCTTTGAAAGAATTGAGAGAAAAATATACTCTCAATAACCCGAATAACAATGCTTATGTATTTCCAGCGGATAATACACCCAACGATCCTTCAGACGATTTGTATATTCAGGGATATGTAAGTTCAACAGATGAAACAGGAAACATCTATAAAACCATTTATATTCAGGATGCTTTAAAGGATCCTACCCATGGTTTTACCATAAGTGTAGATGCAGTAAGTACTTATACCAAGTTTCCTCAAGGTTCTAAGATCTATGTGAAAATTAATGGTCTTGCTGTTGGTGTTTATGGTGGAGTAGTTCAGTTAGGAGTAAAAACAGGTGCAGAAAACCAAAACAGTGCTGTATCTCGTATTCCGGAAAAAATGATTCCACAAACTATTTTCAGATCTTGTAATATAAGAGGACAAATTGTTCCTAAAATTATGACTTCTTCTCAGATGATTTCTGTAAACGATAATATGATTGGCTGTTTAATTCAAATGGATAATGCAGAATTCGATAATAAAATTTTGTGTACCAATTTTGCACCAAGCGGTGTTACTGTAGACAGAGCTATTAGAGATAATACTTCAGGTACTGCAAGAATTGTAAGAAACAGTGGTTATGCTTCATTTGCCAATCAGACACTTCCTTCAGGTAACGGTAAGTTTGTAGGAATTTACAGCAAATATAACAGCACTTATCAGTTGTACATTAATAAGGTTACAGATCTTGAGATGACAAAATTCCCAAGAATTGATGGAATTACAGCTGATCCTTGCCAATACAGCGATAATGGTTTAACACAGAAAACGGTTGCTGAAGTAAAGCAATTAGCGTCTAGTGCATTAACGCCTATTACTAATGATTTTGTTTTAAAAGCTAAAGTTATTGCTAACGATAAATCTTCCAACCTTTTCAAATATATTTATGTTGAAGATGCAACTGGAGGTATCAGAATTAATATTGATAAAACAAATTTATACAACGATCCTAGATTTGTTGTTGGAAAAGAAGTTTACATTAAATTGAATGGTCTTTACGTAGGTGCTGTTTCAGGAGAAATTCAATTAGGATCTCCATTTGGAGCTGTAGTAGGAAGAATTGCTGAGACGGATGTATATAAATACTTTTTCGATTCTAAAAAAGCAACTACTGCTGTTGTACCAACAGAGAGAACAATTAACCAAATTGGTATGGCAGATGTTGGAAGATGGGTTAAAATTAAAAATCTTCAGTTTATTGAAGGAGATTTAGAAAAAGTATATGCATCAGGATCTCCAACCAATAGAACTTTGGAAGACTGTTCTGGGAATAAAATTTTGTTGAGAACCAATAATAATGCAGATTTTGCCGGACAGGTTATAGAAGCCGGTAAGGGTGATGTATATGGTGTTCTAAGTGTATTTAATGGGACTTACCAACTTTTGATTACAGATGTTTTGGGAGCAGATTTAGACGATCCAAGATGTGATGGTTCTGTATATGTACCACTTCCTGTTTTGTACAGCGAAAGTTTTGCAGCTGGAGGATTTAATGCAGATTGGACAACTGTAAATGTTTTAGGTGCGCAGGTGTGGACAACTTCTAACCAAGGAAACCAGTCTAATTATTATGCAATGATGAATGGTTTTGCAGGAGGAAATAATGCAAATGAAGACTGGCTTATTTCTAAGTCTGTCAGTTTAGTTGGTAAAACTAAAGCAGCGGTAAGTTTTACAAGTGATGTAAGATATAATGGTAATGCATTACAGGTTTATGCAACAGACAATTTTACAGGAAATGTTGCTACTACAACTTGGGTACAGCTTCCTGCCACTTTAGATACCAATAATGCTGCTTTTGGTGATTGGGTAAGTTCTGGGAATGTAGACTTGTCTGCTTTTCTAGGAAAGAATGTAAGAATTGCATTCAAATATACCTCTACAACTTCTGCGGCAGCAACTTGGGAGATTGATGATTTTAAAATCAAAGGACAGTAA
- a CDS encoding hotdog family protein: protein MQSILNQFYTLDSFEKDENGLFSAKISLNKDHDIFKGHFPGNPVTPGVCMMQIVKELTEEFTGKSLFLKSASNVKFMAIINPFETPDLLVQLQISENDEEVKVKSTTSFGETIALKMSVNYRKL, encoded by the coding sequence ATGCAAAGCATTCTCAACCAATTTTACACTTTAGATTCGTTTGAAAAAGACGAAAACGGTCTGTTTTCTGCTAAAATTTCATTGAATAAAGACCACGATATTTTCAAGGGACACTTTCCTGGAAATCCTGTAACGCCGGGGGTTTGCATGATGCAGATTGTAAAGGAACTGACGGAAGAATTCACCGGAAAATCTTTGTTTTTAAAATCGGCTTCCAATGTGAAATTTATGGCAATCATCAATCCTTTTGAAACGCCGGATTTGCTGGTACAACTTCAAATTTCTGAAAATGACGAGGAAGTTAAAGTAAAAAGCACGACCTCGTTTGGCGAGACTATTGCACTTAAAATGTCTGTTAACTATCGTAAATTGTAA
- a CDS encoding sulfite exporter TauE/SafE family protein translates to MEIALIISAIGLGFASGFHCIGMCGPIALSMGLTKKQATNYYLQNLTYQLGRIFTYAFLGAILGIVGEGFEMAGFQRYLTITVGVLLIIMALFSFGGKDFASKIPFISQFLFKVKLNLGKLLQKSDYRSRFTTGILNGFLPCGMVYMALTASLASGGVWQGALYMTLFGLGTLPFMFTVVLVGNLMSQAFRQKILKFIPIVMIILGGLFIIRGLELGIPYVSPKKAAMKVSPEHDINCTNTDPNHKHNPETCH, encoded by the coding sequence ATGGAAATAGCATTGATTATCTCTGCAATTGGTTTAGGCTTCGCATCCGGATTTCACTGTATCGGAATGTGCGGTCCCATTGCATTATCAATGGGTTTAACCAAAAAGCAAGCGACCAATTACTATCTACAGAATCTTACCTATCAATTGGGAAGGATTTTCACGTATGCATTTTTAGGTGCAATTCTGGGAATTGTGGGAGAAGGATTTGAAATGGCGGGATTTCAGCGGTACTTAACCATTACTGTTGGAGTTTTGCTTATAATCATGGCTTTATTTTCGTTTGGCGGTAAAGACTTCGCCTCGAAGATTCCATTCATATCTCAATTTCTTTTTAAGGTTAAATTAAACCTAGGAAAACTGCTTCAGAAATCAGATTACCGTTCAAGATTCACTACCGGAATACTTAACGGGTTTTTACCATGCGGAATGGTGTATATGGCACTTACTGCAAGTTTGGCAAGTGGCGGAGTTTGGCAGGGAGCTTTATATATGACTTTATTTGGATTGGGAACTCTTCCTTTTATGTTTACGGTAGTTTTGGTGGGAAACCTGATGAGCCAGGCATTCAGACAGAAAATTTTAAAGTTTATTCCTATTGTGATGATTATTTTGGGCGGACTTTTTATTATTCGAGGCTTAGAACTGGGTATTCCTTACGTTTCTCCCAAAAAAGCAGCTATGAAGGTTTCTCCTGAGCATGACATCAACTGTACCAATACAGATCCTAACCACAAACATAATCCTGAAACCTGCCACTGA
- a CDS encoding endonuclease/exonuclease/phosphatase family protein has protein sequence MKKLLSVFAILWFLVGYSQQKQVKRAAVAFLNVENLWDTIVSADYIDGTVPFSNPKFHRSVPVDSLKYLETTEEYTGEWSNENLVGKKVIRKQILADDFTAKSPKRWGSKYYNQKLANEAKVISELGRQYTNDNPVICGLIEVENRQVIQDLIKQPALAKSNYGIVHYNSYDSRGIDIAIIYQKSRFTLENSYTKEIKIFNEEGRREYTRDVLVAIGYLDGEKIAVFMNHWPSRRGGEAVSQAKRNAAATVLKNEMDKISAENPGIKLFAMGDFNDDPVSPSLKKYLGAVGSPSELSEKTPYYNLMYKLFKAGVASLAYRDSGNLFDQIIVSQNLYSTEKITPTYSIFKAEIYAPSYLINKEGQFKGYPFRSWDGDRFTGGYSDHFPAVSVIQKEYIKK, from the coding sequence ATGAAAAAATTATTGTCAGTTTTTGCCATATTGTGGTTTCTTGTGGGTTATTCTCAGCAGAAACAGGTAAAAAGAGCAGCTGTTGCTTTTCTGAATGTTGAAAACTTATGGGATACTATTGTATCTGCAGATTACATAGACGGAACAGTACCATTTTCTAACCCAAAATTTCACAGAAGTGTACCTGTAGATTCATTGAAGTATCTTGAAACAACAGAAGAATACACCGGTGAATGGAGCAACGAAAACTTGGTTGGAAAAAAAGTAATAAGAAAACAGATTCTTGCAGATGATTTTACTGCAAAAAGCCCAAAAAGATGGGGTTCTAAATACTATAATCAAAAACTTGCCAATGAGGCAAAAGTAATCTCCGAATTAGGAAGACAATATACCAACGATAACCCAGTAATCTGCGGACTGATAGAAGTAGAAAACCGACAGGTAATTCAGGACCTCATCAAACAGCCTGCTTTGGCAAAGAGCAATTATGGCATAGTACATTACAATTCTTATGATTCGAGAGGAATAGATATCGCCATTATTTATCAGAAAAGCAGATTTACTTTAGAAAACTCTTATACTAAGGAAATAAAAATCTTCAATGAAGAAGGCAGAAGAGAATACACCAGAGATGTCCTCGTAGCTATCGGCTATTTAGACGGTGAAAAAATTGCTGTTTTTATGAATCACTGGCCTTCTCGTAGAGGAGGAGAAGCTGTTTCTCAGGCAAAAAGAAATGCAGCCGCTACGGTTTTGAAAAACGAAATGGATAAAATTTCCGCAGAAAACCCGGGAATTAAATTATTTGCCATGGGAGATTTTAACGACGATCCGGTAAGTCCGAGTTTAAAGAAATATCTAGGTGCTGTTGGAAGCCCTTCAGAATTATCAGAAAAAACACCGTATTATAATCTAATGTACAAACTGTTTAAAGCTGGTGTTGCCTCTTTGGCTTATAGAGATTCTGGTAACTTATTCGATCAGATCATTGTTTCTCAGAATTTATATTCAACCGAAAAAATAACCCCTACTTACAGTATTTTTAAGGCTGAAATCTACGCTCCTTCTTATTTAATAAACAAAGAAGGACAGTTTAAAGGCTATCCTTTCAGATCTTGGGATGGCGATAGATTCACAGGAGGTTATAGCGATCACTTTCCTGCTGTTTCGGTTATTCAGAAAGAATACATAAAAAAATAA
- a CDS encoding DUF2062 domain-containing protein: MTLTEVQNAITEKKICVLVPTYNNHKTLRRVLDGILEYTRNIIVINDGSTDSTSKILSSYHNISAVHLPQNKGKGNALKTGFRKAISEGYDFAITIDSDGQHYPDDIPVFVQALLEEDEEVLLIGNRNMSQDGIPKKSSFGNRFSNFWFWFETGIKLQDTQSGYRLYPLNKIPKKYFTPKFEFEIEIIVRTAWRHIPVKNVPVKVLYDPAERVSHFRPFKDFTRISILNTILVLITLVYIKPRNFIIDLRKKSFKQFIKEDILESEGSNRIKAFSIALGVFVGFLPFGGYHTLLVISLSVVFKLNKILAFVASNVSLPIFLPFIIVASLFLGSPFVANDSDIFNKEWNFDLVKNNVLQYIIGSLILAVTMSLISGVATFLFLNKVSPDNERL; this comes from the coding sequence ATGACACTCACGGAAGTTCAGAATGCAATCACGGAAAAGAAAATCTGCGTTCTTGTTCCTACGTACAACAATCACAAAACTTTGCGGAGGGTTTTGGATGGTATCTTAGAATACACCCGAAATATCATCGTCATTAATGACGGTTCTACAGATTCCACCTCAAAAATTTTAAGCAGCTATCACAATATTTCGGCAGTTCATCTTCCCCAAAACAAAGGGAAAGGAAACGCTTTAAAAACCGGCTTCCGTAAAGCCATTTCAGAGGGTTATGATTTTGCAATTACCATAGATTCGGACGGGCAGCATTATCCCGATGATATTCCTGTTTTTGTTCAGGCTTTGCTGGAAGAAGATGAGGAAGTTCTGCTCATCGGAAACCGAAATATGTCTCAGGACGGAATTCCTAAAAAAAGCAGTTTCGGAAACCGTTTTTCCAACTTTTGGTTTTGGTTCGAGACCGGCATTAAACTTCAGGACACACAATCCGGTTACAGGCTTTATCCATTAAATAAAATCCCCAAAAAGTATTTCACTCCGAAATTTGAATTTGAAATTGAAATCATCGTAAGAACGGCTTGGCGACACATTCCTGTAAAGAATGTCCCTGTAAAAGTCTTGTATGATCCGGCGGAACGGGTTTCTCATTTCAGGCCTTTCAAAGATTTTACCAGAATCAGCATTTTGAATACGATTTTGGTCTTGATTACTTTAGTCTATATTAAGCCACGAAACTTCATTATTGATTTAAGGAAAAAAAGTTTTAAACAATTCATTAAAGAAGATATTTTAGAAAGTGAAGGATCTAATCGAATTAAAGCATTTTCTATTGCTCTTGGGGTTTTTGTTGGGTTTTTACCGTTTGGAGGTTACCATACTTTATTAGTGATTTCGCTTTCGGTGGTATTCAAGCTCAATAAAATTCTTGCTTTTGTTGCATCCAATGTAAGTTTGCCTATTTTTCTTCCTTTTATTATCGTAGCCTCATTATTTCTTGGCTCGCCTTTCGTTGCCAATGATAGCGACATTTTCAACAAGGAATGGAATTTTGATCTGGTAAAAAATAATGTTCTGCAATATATTATTGGAAGTTTAATTTTAGCTGTTACCATGTCTTTAATTTCTGGAGTTGCTACTTTTCTTTTTTTGAATAAGGTAAGTCCGGATAATGAACGGTTATAA
- a CDS encoding FixH family protein, with protein MKNFTWGHGIVVALASFIIFILAMLFLFPNGQKNSEMVTEHYYEEELQYQSVIDAKNRADKLQEKPKYSQAQNGITLTFPKDIKNSDTKVSFVLNRSDDQNLDIKKSVQLDANNAFTIPASVLKPGNYTLRLSWVKDKTDYRLDYDVIWK; from the coding sequence ATGAAAAATTTCACTTGGGGACATGGTATTGTTGTAGCCTTAGCCTCTTTTATTATATTTATTTTAGCCATGTTATTTTTATTTCCTAACGGACAAAAAAATTCTGAAATGGTTACAGAACATTACTATGAAGAAGAGCTTCAGTATCAATCTGTAATTGATGCTAAAAACCGTGCAGATAAATTGCAGGAAAAACCTAAATATTCTCAAGCTCAAAACGGAATAACATTAACCTTCCCTAAAGACATCAAAAATTCGGATACTAAGGTGAGTTTTGTTCTAAACAGATCTGATGACCAAAATTTAGACATCAAAAAATCTGTTCAATTAGATGCCAATAACGCTTTTACGATACCTGCTTCAGTTTTAAAACCAGGAAACTATACCCTAAGACTAAGTTGGGTAAAAGATAAAACCGATTATAGACTCGACTATGATGTGATATGGAAATAG
- the ccoG gene encoding cytochrome c oxidase accessory protein CcoG has translation MSKTENEAARGGQGQVLDPETYRDSIGTMEQSGKRKWIFPKKPKGKYTNYRNIVSFVLLLVYFTIPFIKINGNPFFMFNVIDREFFIVGQPFYPQDFFILTLGAIASLIFIILFTIAFGRIFCGWICPQTIFLESIFRKIEFAIEGDRNKQMKLDRQEWNSEKIWKRSLKWSIYIIISLIITHFMFMYIVGYEEVLKIISEGPFANPTNFMVMILFTAAFYFVFAWFREQVCTLVCPYGRLQGVLIDKDTINVFYDFKRGENRSKWRKGEDRKAAGKGDCIDCLQCVVVCPTGIDIRDGQQLECVNCTACIDACDEVMDKVGLPKGLIRYASENEIEKEIPFKFTGRMKGFAIVLALLVGFLGFLLYNRGDMEAKFIKPAGSTFFVRDGKITNTYNYTFLNKTNDKKIVTVKVIDPSHAEINFSGSSTITVERDKIAKGTISISFPEAEMNLSKQNITIGVYDMKGKLVDSYQTYFEGPFKLQF, from the coding sequence ATGTCAAAAACAGAGAATGAAGCCGCACGCGGTGGACAAGGCCAGGTTTTAGATCCTGAGACTTATAGAGATTCTATAGGCACAATGGAACAGTCCGGTAAAAGAAAATGGATTTTTCCTAAAAAACCAAAAGGTAAATATACCAATTACAGAAATATTGTAAGTTTTGTATTATTGCTGGTATATTTTACAATACCTTTTATAAAAATTAATGGCAACCCATTTTTTATGTTCAATGTCATCGACAGAGAATTTTTTATCGTTGGACAACCATTTTATCCTCAAGATTTCTTTATACTTACACTGGGTGCCATTGCATCTCTTATATTCATCATCTTGTTTACGATTGCTTTCGGAAGAATTTTCTGCGGATGGATTTGTCCTCAGACAATTTTTTTAGAATCTATATTTCGTAAAATAGAGTTTGCAATAGAAGGAGACCGCAATAAGCAAATGAAACTCGACAGGCAGGAATGGAACAGCGAAAAGATATGGAAACGAAGCCTTAAATGGTCTATCTACATCATTATATCTCTCATTATAACCCATTTTATGTTTATGTACATTGTGGGATATGAAGAGGTTTTAAAAATCATTTCCGAAGGACCTTTTGCAAACCCAACAAACTTTATGGTAATGATTTTGTTCACGGCTGCTTTCTACTTTGTATTTGCATGGTTCAGGGAGCAGGTTTGTACTTTGGTTTGCCCTTACGGAAGACTACAGGGAGTTTTGATAGATAAAGATACCATCAACGTTTTTTACGATTTTAAAAGAGGAGAAAATCGTTCTAAATGGAGAAAAGGCGAAGACAGAAAAGCTGCAGGAAAAGGAGATTGTATAGATTGTCTGCAATGCGTAGTGGTTTGCCCTACCGGGATTGATATCCGTGACGGACAACAGCTGGAATGCGTAAACTGTACTGCCTGTATTGATGCTTGTGATGAAGTAATGGATAAAGTAGGATTGCCAAAAGGTCTTATCCGATATGCTTCTGAAAATGAAATTGAAAAAGAAATACCTTTTAAATTTACAGGAAGAATGAAAGGTTTTGCCATAGTATTGGCACTATTGGTAGGATTTTTAGGATTTCTTCTGTACAACAGAGGAGATATGGAAGCAAAATTCATTAAACCGGCAGGAAGTACATTCTTCGTACGAGATGGTAAAATTACCAATACCTACAATTACACATTCTTAAATAAAACCAACGATAAAAAAATTGTTACCGTAAAAGTAATTGATCCTTCCCACGCAGAAATTAATTTCAGTGGTTCGAGTACCATTACCGTTGAAAGAGATAAAATTGCTAAGGGAACCATAAGCATCAGCTTTCCAGAAGCTGAAATGAATTTGTCGAAACAAAACATCACAATCGGGGTTTATGATATGAAAGGAAAATTAGTAGACTCTTACCAAACTTACTTCGAAGGACCTTTTAAATTACAGTTTTAA